One Pseudomonas sp. AN-1 genomic region harbors:
- a CDS encoding DUF6436 domain-containing protein yields MPRRKPLVLSLVALACAVALWSLYQWYQARYIRPFSETTVLFDAAGLRLPAELAGPGTIRVVHLWDPPCPCNVGNQQHLAELVQRFAGQEVSFHVWQKPGSRGQLPETLKALQPLRELPGAERLPASPAVAIWDRDGRLAYVGPYSEGAVCTSSNSFIEPVLEALLAGRPVQSTGSLAVGCYCPWTSE; encoded by the coding sequence ATGCCCCGCCGCAAGCCCCTCGTCCTCAGCCTGGTCGCCCTCGCCTGCGCGGTGGCACTGTGGAGCCTGTACCAGTGGTACCAGGCGCGCTACATCCGTCCGTTCAGCGAAACCACCGTGCTGTTCGACGCCGCCGGCCTGCGCCTGCCGGCCGAACTGGCCGGCCCGGGGACGATCCGCGTGGTGCACCTGTGGGACCCGCCCTGCCCGTGCAACGTCGGCAACCAGCAGCACCTGGCCGAACTGGTGCAGCGCTTCGCCGGCCAGGAGGTGAGCTTCCACGTCTGGCAGAAGCCCGGCAGCCGCGGCCAGCTGCCGGAGACGCTCAAGGCCCTGCAGCCGCTGCGCGAGCTGCCCGGCGCGGAACGACTGCCGGCCAGCCCGGCGGTGGCGATCTGGGATCGGGATGGCCGGCTGGCCTACGTCGGGCCGTACAGCGAGGGGGCGGTGTGCACCTCGAGCAACAGCTTCATCGAGCCGGTGCTCGAGGCGCTGCTCGCCGGCCGGCCGGTGCAGAGCACGGGCAGCCTGGCGGTGGGGTGCTATTGTCCGTGGACGAGCGAGTGA